The proteins below are encoded in one region of Juglans microcarpa x Juglans regia isolate MS1-56 chromosome 4D, Jm3101_v1.0, whole genome shotgun sequence:
- the LOC121260702 gene encoding isopentenyl-diphosphate Delta-isomerase I, whose protein sequence is MGDAPDAGMDAVQRRLMFEDECILVDENDRVVGHDTKYNCHLWEKIQSGNMLHRAFSVFLFNSKYELLLQQRSATKVTFPLVWTNTCCSHPLYRESELIQENVLGVRNAAQRKLLDELGIPAEDVPVDQFIPLGRILYKAPSDGKWGEHELDYLLFIVQDVTVNPNPDEVADVKYVNRGQLKELLRKADAGEEGLKLSPWFRLVVDNFLFKWWDHVEKGTVKEAADMKTIHKLT, encoded by the exons ATGGGGGACGCTCCTGACGCTGGCATGGACGCCGTCCAGCGACGCCTCATGTTCGAGGACGA ATGCATCTTGGTAGATGAGAATGATCGTGTTGTTGGTCATGATACGAAATACAAtt GTCACTTGTGGGAAAAAATTCAATCCGGAAATATGCTGCATAGAGCTTTCAGTGTATTTctttttaactcaaaatatgAGTTACTTCTTCAG CAACGGTCTGCAACAAAGGTAACATTCCCTCTTGTGTGGACTAACACCTGCTGCAGCCATCCATTATACCGTGAATCTGAGCTTATTCAGGAGAATGTCCTTG GTGTAAGGAATGCTGCACAAAGAAAGCTCTTGGATGAACTGGGCATTCCTGCTGAAGATGTGCCGGTTGATCAGTTCATCCCACTGGGCCGCATACTGTACAAGGCACCTTCTGATGGCAAGTGGGGGGAGCATGAAC TTGATTACCTCCTTTTCATTGTCCAAGACGTTACTGTCAATCCAAACCCGGATGAAGTAGCCGATGTCAAATATGTGAATCGAGGCCAATTGAAAGAGCTGTTGAGGAAAGCAGATGCTGGTGAGGAAGGTTTGAAGCTGTCCCCTTGGTTCAGGCTAGTCGTGGACAATTTCTTGTTCAAGTGGTGGGATCATGTTGAGAAAGGAACTGTCAAGGAGGCTGCCGACATGAAAACCATTCATAAGCTGACTTGA